A stretch of Thermoproteota archaeon DNA encodes these proteins:
- a CDS encoding sulfurtransferase TusA family protein, with translation MRTIDLRGKRSPYPIIQIAKAVKKASPGETVNFLINDKESVDEVYDWIKRTGHILKAVVKRGDHWLIQIAKRK, from the coding sequence ATGAGAACCATCGATCTGAGGGGTAAGAGGAGCCCCTATCCGATAATACAGATAGCGAAAGCCGTGAAGAAGGCCTCCCCGGGTGAAACGGTAAACTTCCTCATCAATGATAAGGAATCGGTAGACGAGGTTTACGACTGGATAAAGAGGACCGGTCACATATTAAAGGCCGTCGTGAAGAGAGGGGATCACTGGCTGATTCAGATAGCAAAGAGGAAGTGA
- a CDS encoding adenosylhomocysteinase has product MPKVKDPGLAEKGALKIEWAKAHMPVLGTISERFSKERPLEGIRIAACLHVTKETAVLVLTLKEGGAEVCLSASNPLSTQDDVAAALSEEGIDVYAWRGMSEDEYFWAIERALSCKPHITMDDGGDITVMAHEKGFADGVIGGTEETTTGVLRIKSLARDGVLKYPVIAVNNAETKWNFDNVYGTGQSTIDGILRATNVMIAGKYFVVAGYGHVGRGIAMRARGMGAKVIVTEIDPIKALMAAMDGYLVMPMKEAAKVGDIFVTATGNKDVIKAEHISLMKDGAILANAGHFDVEVSVKDLELMALSKREMRDNVKEYLLPNGRRIYLLAEGRLVNLVAAEGHPSEVMDMSFSNQALAVEYLIKEGRNLKPEVHPVPRSIDEEVARLKLASMGIEIDALTEEQERYLKSWRG; this is encoded by the coding sequence ATGCCTAAGGTCAAGGATCCCGGTCTAGCTGAGAAGGGCGCGTTGAAAATAGAATGGGCCAAGGCCCATATGCCCGTATTGGGCACAATATCGGAGAGATTCTCCAAGGAGAGGCCCTTAGAGGGCATCAGAATAGCTGCGTGCCTCCATGTCACCAAGGAAACGGCCGTCTTAGTATTGACATTGAAGGAGGGTGGGGCGGAGGTCTGCCTGTCGGCATCGAACCCTCTCTCCACACAAGATGACGTCGCGGCGGCCCTCTCAGAGGAGGGAATAGATGTGTACGCTTGGAGGGGGATGAGCGAGGATGAGTACTTCTGGGCCATAGAGAGAGCGTTGAGCTGCAAACCTCACATCACGATGGACGATGGTGGGGACATTACGGTGATGGCCCACGAGAAGGGATTCGCTGACGGTGTGATCGGTGGGACCGAGGAGACCACCACGGGCGTCCTCAGGATAAAGTCCCTAGCTAGAGATGGGGTGCTCAAGTACCCGGTTATAGCGGTTAACAACGCGGAGACTAAGTGGAACTTCGATAACGTCTATGGGACCGGACAGAGTACGATCGACGGCATCCTGAGGGCGACGAATGTTATGATAGCCGGTAAATACTTTGTGGTAGCCGGATACGGACATGTCGGTCGGGGAATAGCCATGAGGGCCCGCGGAATGGGCGCCAAGGTCATAGTAACGGAGATCGATCCCATAAAGGCCCTGATGGCTGCCATGGACGGCTACCTAGTTATGCCAATGAAGGAGGCGGCTAAGGTAGGGGACATCTTCGTAACCGCCACGGGAAACAAGGATGTGATCAAGGCGGAGCACATAAGCCTGATGAAGGACGGGGCCATTCTGGCTAATGCAGGGCACTTCGATGTGGAGGTATCGGTCAAGGACTTGGAGCTAATGGCCCTCTCTAAGAGGGAGATGAGGGATAACGTGAAGGAATACCTGCTTCCCAACGGAAGGAGGATCTACCTGTTGGCGGAGGGCAGACTCGTGAATCTGGTTGCTGCGGAGGGGCATCCAAGCGAGGTCATGGACATGAGCTTCTCCAATCAGGCCCTAGCTGTCGAGTACCTGATCAAGGAGGGGAGGAACCTCAAGCCAGAGGTGCACCCGGTTCCGAGGAGCATAGATGAGGAAGTGGCCAGGCTGAAGCTGGCGTCCATGGGGATAGAGATAGACGCTCTGACGGAAGAGCAGGAGAGGTACCTCAAGAGCTGGCGTGGATGA
- the rimI gene encoding ribosomal protein S18-alanine N-acetyltransferase, giving the protein MIPLKFHVMLQGYRIRPFKPEDLEEVERINRVFLPENYPSYFFIENYRRFPNSFLVAENDDGKVVGYVMCRVESYYTRDQTILLGHVLSIAVSKKHRRKGIGKALMEGAEKGLKGYGADAVYLEVRVSNEPAIKLYDDLGYKKLGIIPAYYADGEDAYLMYKMLDEEVEGALVEEVLGRRVVRI; this is encoded by the coding sequence ATGATCCCGTTGAAATTCCATGTGATGCTCCAAGGCTACAGGATAAGACCCTTCAAGCCCGAGGACTTGGAGGAGGTTGAGCGCATCAACAGGGTCTTCCTGCCTGAGAACTACCCCAGCTACTTCTTCATAGAGAACTACAGGAGGTTCCCGAACAGCTTCTTAGTGGCGGAAAACGATGACGGTAAGGTCGTTGGATACGTGATGTGCAGGGTCGAGAGCTATTACACTAGGGATCAGACTATCCTGCTTGGCCACGTCCTCTCCATAGCTGTGAGCAAGAAGCACAGGAGGAAGGGTATAGGCAAGGCACTAATGGAGGGAGCGGAGAAGGGTCTGAAGGGATACGGGGCTGACGCGGTTTACCTCGAGGTAAGGGTCTCCAACGAGCCCGCGATAAAGCTGTATGACGATCTGGGCTACAAGAAGCTCGGGATAATTCCCGCCTACTATGCTGATGGGGAGGATGCCTACCTGATGTACAAGATGCTAGATGAGGAGGTGGAGGGGGCCCTCGTTGAGGAGGTGCTTGGGAGGAGGGTTGTGAGAATATGA